A window of the Comamonas sp. Y33R10-2 genome harbors these coding sequences:
- a CDS encoding D-glycerate dehydrogenase, whose translation MSSKPCILIARAISPEVVELLKQHFEVQANQDDVVWSPDQLAQQLQGKDGMLTTGSQRIDAALLAACPQLKIVANMAVGYNNFDVPAMTAAGVQGTNAPDVLTETTADFGFALLMATARRITESEHYLRAGLWKDWRYDLFAGAEVHGTTLGILGMGRIGQAIARRAAYGFGMKVIYHNRSRLDAAMEAECKAAYVSKPELLQRADHLMLVLPYTPENHHTIGAAEIAQMKPTATLINIARGGIVDDAALAQALRDKRIAAAGLDVFEGEPAVHPDLLTVPNVVLTPHIASATKGTRLAMAGLAADNLVSFFAGKGALSPVNQLGGAGLH comes from the coding sequence ATGAGTAGCAAGCCCTGTATCTTGATTGCCCGAGCCATTTCACCCGAGGTGGTTGAGCTGTTGAAGCAGCACTTTGAGGTGCAAGCCAATCAGGATGATGTGGTCTGGTCGCCTGACCAGTTAGCGCAGCAGCTGCAAGGCAAGGATGGGATGCTGACCACAGGCTCGCAGCGCATTGATGCAGCGTTGCTGGCGGCATGCCCACAGCTCAAAATCGTGGCCAATATGGCCGTGGGCTATAACAACTTTGATGTGCCCGCCATGACGGCCGCTGGCGTGCAGGGCACGAATGCGCCCGACGTGCTGACTGAAACCACGGCGGACTTTGGCTTTGCGTTGCTAATGGCGACGGCTAGGCGCATTACCGAGAGCGAGCATTACCTGCGTGCTGGTTTGTGGAAAGACTGGCGCTATGACTTGTTTGCAGGCGCCGAGGTGCATGGCACCACGCTGGGCATTCTGGGCATGGGCCGTATCGGTCAAGCCATTGCGCGCCGCGCAGCCTATGGTTTTGGTATGAAAGTTATTTACCACAACCGCTCCCGCCTTGATGCAGCGATGGAGGCCGAATGCAAAGCCGCTTATGTGAGCAAGCCAGAGCTGCTGCAGCGCGCTGACCATTTGATGCTGGTGTTGCCCTACACCCCTGAAAACCACCACACCATTGGCGCAGCTGAAATTGCGCAGATGAAGCCAACTGCCACCCTCATCAATATTGCGCGCGGCGGCATTGTGGATGATGCGGCTTTGGCGCAGGCGCTGCGTGACAAGCGCATTGCAGCGGCGGGGCTGGATGTGTTTGAGGGCGAGCCCGCTGTTCACCCCGATTTGCTCACCGTGCCCAACGTGGTGCTGACTCCGCATATCGCCAGCGCCACCAAGGGCACGCGCTTGGCCATGGCCGGCTTGGCTGCTGACAACCTCGTTTCATTTTTTGCGGGCAAAGGGGCATTGAGCCCTGTCAACCAGTTGGGTGGAGCCGGTCTGCACTAG